Proteins from a genomic interval of Acidobacteriota bacterium:
- a CDS encoding nucleoside deaminase — protein MDLALEQARIAASLDEVPVGACVVSAEGDLLAAASNRTIADSDPTAHAEVLAIRAAAERIGNYRLTGTTLYTTIEPCVMCAGTLVNARVGRLVFGAPDERYGAVVTHFGVCDSPLLNHRLEIAAGVRVEECRSLMKEFFRKKRLAA, from the coding sequence ATGGATTTGGCTCTTGAACAAGCACGCATCGCCGCCTCGCTCGACGAGGTGCCGGTCGGGGCATGTGTCGTTTCCGCCGAGGGCGATCTGCTTGCCGCTGCCTCGAACCGAACAATCGCCGATAGCGACCCGACGGCGCACGCCGAGGTGCTCGCGATCCGTGCTGCCGCCGAGCGGATCGGCAACTATCGCCTTACCGGTACGACGCTTTATACGACCATCGAACCGTGTGTGATGTGTGCCGGAACCTTGGTCAATGCCCGCGTCGGGCGGCTCGTCTTCGGGGCACCGGACGAACGCTACGGAGCGGTCGTAACGCACTTCGGCGTGTGCGACAGCCCGCTTCTCAATCATCGGCTTGAGATCGCGGCCGGTGTTCGGGTCGAAGAATGCCGTTCCCTAATGAAGGAATTTTTCCGGAAAAAACGGCTTGCCGCTTGA
- a CDS encoding esterase family protein — MYLLHGLTGRFRNWTDLTKLPAYAEGHEFIIVTPEGANGWYTDSHTKPEEKYESYIIKELIPEVEKKYRAIGTRSGRAIAGLSMGGYGAIKFGLKYPEMFALAGSFSGALGAASLSGEGRSTSSIRSIAEVFGPADSETRAANDIFKMVREATPEKVKAMPFLYVDCGTEDFLFQNNRDFVALLAEKKIPHEYRQLPGAHNWPYWNKQVREFLQVAENFDHKVNI; from the coding sequence ATTTATCTGCTTCACGGGCTGACGGGACGATTCCGTAATTGGACAGACCTGACCAAGCTGCCGGCCTATGCCGAGGGGCATGAATTCATTATCGTCACGCCCGAAGGCGCCAACGGCTGGTACACGGACAGCCACACGAAGCCGGAAGAGAAATACGAAAGCTACATAATTAAGGAATTGATCCCTGAGGTTGAGAAGAAATATCGAGCCATAGGGACACGCAGCGGACGAGCCATAGCCGGGCTTTCAATGGGCGGGTACGGAGCGATCAAGTTTGGGTTAAAGTATCCGGAGATGTTCGCGCTTGCCGGCAGCTTTAGCGGAGCTCTGGGGGCGGCTTCGTTGAGCGGAGAAGGGCGGAGCACATCCTCGATCCGGTCGATCGCCGAGGTCTTCGGGCCGGCAGACAGCGAGACGCGAGCGGCGAACGACATATTCAAGATGGTCCGCGAGGCCACGCCGGAAAAGGTAAAGGCGATGCCATTTCTTTACGTTGACTGCGGCACGGAGGATTTTCTTTTTCAGAACAATCGCGATTTCGTGGCATTGCTCGCGGAAAAAAAGATCCCACACGAATATCGGCAGCTTCCGGGAGCACATAACTGGCCCTATTGGAATAAGCAGGTCCGCGAATTTTTGCAGGTGGCTGAGAATTTTGACCACAAAGTAAATATATGA
- a CDS encoding inositol monophosphatase, producing MLNFAIETARDAGRVLLEKFGRIESVTKKGDINLVTEADLASEALIVERIKSHFPRHAILAEEAGNAVVTGVDGGHKWIIDPLDGTTNYAHGYPCFCVTIALEHEGEVVLGVTYDPTRDELFTAEKGRGATLNGKPIRVSRTDELGNALLVTGFPYDIKHREKFARHLTEFLLTSRGVRRDGSAAIDLAYVACGRFDGFWEEGLNPWDVAAGKLLIEEAGGTVSYYDGSPFSIYTPPIVASNGTIHEQMLAVLR from the coding sequence ATGCTCAATTTTGCTATCGAAACCGCCCGGGATGCCGGGCGTGTTTTGCTTGAGAAGTTCGGACGGATAGAGAGCGTCACGAAAAAGGGCGACATCAATCTTGTTACCGAAGCCGATCTTGCGTCGGAGGCGTTGATCGTCGAACGGATCAAGTCGCATTTTCCGCGACACGCGATCCTGGCCGAGGAAGCCGGAAACGCGGTCGTCACCGGCGTTGACGGCGGGCACAAATGGATAATCGACCCGCTCGACGGAACGACGAACTATGCTCACGGCTATCCTTGTTTTTGCGTGACCATCGCGCTTGAACACGAAGGCGAGGTCGTGCTCGGTGTGACCTACGACCCGACCCGCGACGAGCTTTTCACAGCTGAAAAGGGCCGCGGAGCGACGCTCAACGGGAAGCCGATCCGGGTTTCGCGGACCGACGAGCTTGGGAATGCGTTGCTTGTTACCGGCTTCCCGTACGACATCAAGCACCGCGAGAAGTTTGCCCGGCACCTCACCGAGTTTTTACTGACATCGCGCGGAGTTCGCCGCGATGGTTCGGCGGCGATCGATCTCGCTTATGTTGCATGCGGAAGATTCGACGGGTTTTGGGAAGAAGGCCTGAACCCGTGGGACGTCGCCGCCGGAAAGCTGCTGATAGAGGAGGCCGGCGGGACGGTCAGCTACTACGACGGCTCGCCGTTCAGCATCTACACGCCGCCGATCGTCGCGAGCAATGGAACGATACACGAACAGATGCTAGCTGTGCTAAGGTGA
- a CDS encoding acetyl-CoA carboxylase carboxyltransferase subunit beta → MAWFRRDKPKIDAAQPEEERTVNTSGIFIKCPDCENPLYKRELIESQQVCTHCSHHFRYSAIERLDALFDDGKYERVDDEVTSTDPLGFVDTKPYKDRIEAAKAASGLPEAIISGSGKVGGHLVYAAAMDMSFIGGSMGSAVGEKITRQIERALENKGAVIIFSASGGARMQEGTLSLMQMGKISAALSLLDKAGLPFISVLTDPTTGGVTASFAMLGDVIIAEPKALIGFAGPRVIEQTIRQKLPKGFQRSEFLLEHGMVDLVVDRREMRTAIIRLLGFMMNDRKAA, encoded by the coding sequence ATGGCCTGGTTTAGGCGAGACAAACCGAAGATCGACGCTGCACAGCCCGAGGAAGAGCGGACGGTTAACACGTCCGGGATCTTTATTAAATGCCCGGATTGCGAAAATCCGTTGTATAAGCGTGAGCTGATCGAGTCGCAGCAGGTCTGCACGCACTGCAGTCACCATTTTCGTTATTCGGCGATCGAGCGGTTGGACGCGCTGTTTGACGACGGCAAATATGAGCGGGTTGACGACGAGGTCACCTCGACCGACCCGCTCGGTTTTGTAGATACGAAGCCCTACAAGGACCGGATCGAGGCGGCAAAGGCGGCCTCGGGGTTGCCGGAAGCTATCATTTCGGGCAGCGGAAAGGTCGGCGGGCATCTTGTTTACGCGGCGGCGATGGATATGTCGTTCATTGGCGGGTCGATGGGCTCGGCGGTCGGCGAAAAGATCACGCGGCAGATCGAGCGGGCTCTCGAGAATAAAGGCGCGGTCATCATTTTCTCTGCCTCGGGCGGAGCGAGGATGCAGGAAGGCACGCTCTCGCTGATGCAGATGGGCAAGATCTCGGCGGCCCTTTCGCTGCTCGACAAGGCAGGACTGCCGTTCATTTCGGTGCTGACAGATCCGACAACCGGCGGGGTTACAGCGAGCTTTGCAATGCTTGGCGACGTAATAATCGCCGAACCCAAAGCCCTCATCGGCTTTGCCGGCCCGCGAGTCATCGAACAAACGATCCGACAAAAACTCCCAAAAGGCTTCCAACGCAGCGAATTCCTGCTAGAACACGGAATGGTCGATTTGGTAGTTGACCGCCGAGAAATGCGGACGGCGATCATTCGCCTGCTTGGTTTTATGATGAACGACCGCAAAGCTGCCTGA
- a CDS encoding DUF2270 domain-containing protein, translating into MFVAFGHERDFSVFLPQKLSLSEFNTAMVHFYRGEVARSNIWRNRLDATTNWAVITAGATLSFVFSSPDNPHFAIPINTILVSIFLFMEARRYRYYEVWANRVRVLETGYFAPMLSHRTIPPDKEWADHISADLLSPHFTISIWEALGRRLRANYLWIFILLALSWALKVYLHPSPIPSTSPADRERFWDLFFDRAMVGLAPGWVVIMFGALFNFLIFFVAFSTLRLRDSSSEVLPLENFEWHPLKQVSDWAGGPFRGRGGTLRRSKKARQRMRSIHKTEG; encoded by the coding sequence ATGTTCGTCGCGTTCGGCCACGAGCGTGATTTTAGCGTCTTCTTGCCGCAAAAGCTTTCGCTATCCGAGTTCAACACGGCGATGGTCCACTTTTATCGCGGTGAGGTAGCGCGGTCCAATATCTGGCGAAATCGGCTCGACGCAACGACGAACTGGGCCGTTATCACCGCCGGTGCAACGCTTTCATTCGTATTCAGTTCGCCGGACAACCCGCATTTTGCGATCCCGATCAACACGATACTCGTCTCGATCTTTCTTTTTATGGAAGCGAGGCGTTACCGCTATTACGAAGTTTGGGCAAACCGCGTGCGGGTGCTTGAGACCGGTTATTTTGCCCCGATGCTTTCGCACCGAACGATACCGCCGGACAAAGAATGGGCCGACCATATCTCGGCGGACCTGCTTTCGCCGCACTTTACGATAAGCATCTGGGAAGCTCTCGGGCGAAGGCTGCGGGCAAACTATTTGTGGATATTTATCCTGCTTGCACTTTCATGGGCTCTGAAGGTCTATCTGCATCCGTCACCGATCCCATCGACGTCTCCGGCGGACCGCGAGCGGTTCTGGGATCTCTTTTTCGATCGGGCAATGGTGGGACTTGCACCTGGCTGGGTAGTGATAATGTTCGGAGCGTTGTTCAATTTCCTGATATTTTTCGTCGCGTTCAGCACGCTGCGGCTTCGCGACTCTTCGTCCGAGGTGCTGCCGCTTGAGAACTTTGAATGGCATCCGCTAAAGCAGGTTTCGGACTGGGCGGGCGGCCCATTCCGCGGCCGCGGCGGAACGCTTCGCCGCTCAAAGAAGGCTCGGCAGCGGATGCGGTCAATACATAAGACTGAGGGATAA
- the aqpZ gene encoding aquaporin Z, with protein MPISKRLAAEFIGTLWLVLGGCGSAVLATNYPNAGIGFAGVSLAFGLTVLTGAYALGHISGAHFNPAVSIGLWAGKRFPANELLPYIGAQVLGAIAGAGILFLIATGKDGFSAVAGGFASNGFGAGSLGSPGGYAAHAAFVSEVVMTFFFVVVILGATSKWAPKGFAPLAIGLCLTLIHLITIPVTNTSVNPARSTGPALIVAFQGGSWAVEQLWMFWVAPVLGATIAGFFYLWLAGEDEEPAAVKAEHGDSSGDAGTSRSDDDDHSK; from the coding sequence ATGCCTATTAGCAAGAGGTTGGCTGCTGAGTTCATCGGAACTCTTTGGCTCGTTCTGGGTGGATGCGGAAGCGCGGTGCTCGCGACCAACTACCCGAATGCGGGGATCGGTTTTGCCGGCGTTTCGCTCGCCTTCGGCCTTACGGTTTTGACCGGTGCATATGCGCTTGGCCACATCTCCGGAGCACATTTTAACCCGGCAGTTTCGATCGGACTTTGGGCCGGAAAGCGTTTTCCGGCGAATGAGCTTTTGCCGTACATCGGCGCTCAGGTTCTCGGTGCAATAGCCGGTGCAGGAATTCTTTTCCTCATCGCCACCGGAAAAGATGGATTCTCGGCAGTCGCCGGCGGCTTTGCCTCGAACGGATTTGGTGCCGGATCGCTCGGCTCGCCCGGCGGATATGCAGCCCACGCGGCATTCGTCTCCGAAGTCGTAATGACGTTCTTTTTCGTCGTCGTTATCCTCGGGGCAACGAGCAAATGGGCACCGAAAGGCTTCGCCCCGCTCGCCATCGGGCTTTGCCTGACGCTCATTCACCTGATCACGATCCCGGTAACCAACACTTCGGTCAATCCGGCCCGAAGCACCGGACCGGCGTTGATAGTCGCCTTTCAGGGCGGAAGCTGGGCGGTCGAACAGCTCTGGATGTTCTGGGTAGCACCGGTCCTCGGCGCCACGATCGCCGGGTTCTTCTACCTTTGGCTTGCCGGAGAGGACGAAGAACCAGCAGCCGTAAAGGCGGAACATGGCGATTCGAGCGGAGATGCCGGAACGTCGCGTTCAGATGATGATGACCACAGCAAATAA
- the dnaX gene encoding DNA polymerase III subunit gamma/tau, translating to MSYQVIARKWRPRNFEEVTGQEHITRTLSNAIEHDRLHHAYLFSGARGVGKTTSARIFAKALNCRRTDGPTAIPCSADSGEICVSCLEISESRSIDVLEIDAASHTGIDDIRDTILENITVNPARDRYKIFIIDEVHQLSRQAFNALLKTLEEPPPNVVFIMATTEHHKVPETITSRCQEFIFRTIPQQKIFERLRLIADAEKIDIADEALREIARSGEGSMRDAQSNFDQVISFSGAKIGREDVVSALGIAGSDNLSAVIKAVAENDAAAILRVVDDLVSGGHDLRNFCRDLLGFVRDLSVLKVSGSEEFIDGSAFPADEMKQIAEAFSASDLFRIFHSLAETEVRLKEALQSRYVLELGLVRLSEMKRVTPVEELLKRLAELESSLGSSEPRAATANTSSPKAPIPEKKTLNSEPAARFAEPPPEEPPFYPEEPPFEPPFDPEPTPIEPVRERAEFAVPDDLPSKIPPRTAEELEHFEAPALDTAFEEAVLRSGESMVFLSVGPELKAQIVPAAVAAAHAGSSSAPYRNYVRDSERIIPDFARPPAEPEEDLTMPEPPPEDASPDVLLEYAGNRPDVRKVLKLFRAELVDVRRADK from the coding sequence ATGTCTTATCAGGTAATCGCCCGAAAATGGAGGCCGCGAAACTTCGAAGAAGTCACCGGCCAGGAGCACATCACTCGTACGCTCAGCAACGCGATCGAGCACGACCGGCTCCACCATGCCTATTTGTTTTCGGGTGCACGCGGAGTTGGCAAGACAACCTCGGCCCGCATCTTCGCCAAGGCATTGAACTGCCGCCGGACGGATGGCCCGACCGCGATTCCCTGCTCCGCCGACTCGGGCGAGATATGCGTTTCCTGCCTTGAGATCTCCGAAAGCCGCTCGATCGACGTGCTTGAGATCGACGCCGCTTCGCACACCGGCATCGACGATATTCGCGACACGATCCTCGAGAATATCACCGTAAACCCGGCGCGCGACCGCTACAAGATCTTCATTATCGACGAGGTCCATCAGCTCTCGCGGCAAGCATTCAACGCTCTTCTCAAAACGCTCGAGGAACCGCCGCCAAACGTTGTCTTCATCATGGCGACGACCGAGCACCACAAGGTGCCGGAGACGATCACTTCGCGGTGCCAGGAGTTCATTTTCCGCACCATTCCGCAGCAGAAGATCTTCGAGCGGCTTCGGCTGATCGCCGACGCGGAAAAGATCGACATTGCCGACGAGGCACTTCGCGAGATCGCTCGCTCAGGCGAGGGCTCAATGCGCGACGCCCAGTCGAATTTTGACCAGGTGATCAGCTTTTCCGGAGCAAAGATCGGCCGCGAAGATGTGGTTTCCGCTCTCGGCATCGCGGGTTCGGATAACCTCTCTGCCGTCATCAAAGCCGTCGCCGAGAATGATGCCGCCGCGATCCTTCGTGTGGTCGATGACCTCGTCTCCGGCGGCCATGACCTCCGCAACTTCTGCCGAGACCTATTGGGCTTTGTCCGCGATCTTTCGGTGCTCAAGGTCTCGGGCTCGGAAGAGTTCATCGACGGCTCGGCTTTTCCCGCCGACGAGATGAAGCAGATCGCCGAAGCGTTCTCGGCCTCCGACCTTTTCCGCATCTTCCATTCGCTTGCGGAAACGGAGGTCCGGCTTAAAGAAGCTCTCCAAAGCCGCTACGTGCTCGAGCTCGGGCTCGTCCGGCTGTCAGAGATGAAACGCGTAACGCCCGTCGAAGAGCTCCTGAAAAGGCTTGCGGAACTCGAATCCTCGCTCGGCTCCTCTGAACCGCGTGCCGCGACCGCCAACACTTCGAGCCCGAAAGCACCGATCCCGGAAAAAAAAACTCTGAACTCTGAGCCGGCTGCTCGATTTGCCGAGCCGCCGCCCGAGGAACCGCCGTTTTATCCCGAAGAGCCGCCCTTCGAGCCGCCTTTCGATCCCGAACCCACGCCGATCGAGCCCGTTCGGGAACGTGCCGAATTCGCCGTCCCCGACGATCTTCCATCAAAGATCCCACCGCGAACTGCCGAAGAGCTTGAGCATTTCGAAGCTCCGGCGCTTGATACTGCGTTCGAAGAAGCCGTGCTCCGTTCCGGCGAGAGTATGGTCTTTCTTAGCGTCGGCCCGGAGCTGAAAGCACAAATTGTTCCCGCTGCCGTTGCCGCGGCGCATGCCGGGTCGTCATCAGCTCCGTATCGCAATTATGTACGCGACAGCGAACGGATCATACCCGATTTCGCCCGCCCGCCCGCCGAACCCGAAGAAGACCTGACGATGCCCGAACCGCCGCCGGAAGACGCTTCGCCCGACGTGCTTCTCGAATATGCCGGCAACCGGCCCGACGTCCGAAAAGTGCTGAAGCTTTTCCGGGCGGAGCTGGTCGACGTCCGCCGAGCGGACAAGTGA